Proteins encoded within one genomic window of Triticum aestivum cultivar Chinese Spring chromosome 2D, IWGSC CS RefSeq v2.1, whole genome shotgun sequence:
- the LOC123052637 gene encoding WAT1-related protein At5g47470, translating into MAATVAARWWEDAAISVGMVAVQLAGAAYMVVLTPILALGLDPLFLVTFGSLSTGILTLPFALNLDRNKWPSELSNRLILELVVLSLGGVTVFQALMLDGMKRTSPAIASAMLNLAPGFIFVVAGCLRFERVDLKCRYTRAKIVGTLLCLGGAITMSILQSPATPPGRRSPDLAAWVVGCLCLLGAVLVLSGTIILQAATLIRFPAPFTLCAMTSLIGALLTGMFQVFTTGRLGPGTAQISTGIILSLVFVGSLVSSVSIMYQTWVLEKKGPVLVSLFSPTQTVGSAIFSALFLGRVVQPASILGMLFLFSGLYAVLWAKKKEGHVLPPADKVVADDIEKPLLLPR; encoded by the exons ATGGCCGCCACCGTGGCCGCGCGGTGGTGGGAGGACGCGGCGATCTCGGTGGGGATGGTTGCCGTGCAGCTTGCCGGCGCGGCGTACATGGTGGTGCTGACGCCGATCCTGGCGCTGGGCCTGGACCCGCTCTTCCTGGTGACGTTCGGCAGCCTCTCCACGGGGATCCTCACCCTCCCTTTCGCCCTCAACCTCGACAG GAACAAATGGCCGTCGGAGCTGAGTAATAGGTTGATCCTTGAGTTGGTGGTGCTGTCTCTGGGAGG GGTGACTGTGTTCCAAGCCCTCATGCTGGATGGCATGAAGAGGACATCCCCCGCCATCGCCTCCGCGATGCTGAACCTGGCCCCGGGATTCATCTTCGTTGTCGCGGGCTGCCTCCG GTTTGAGAGGGTTGATCTCAAGTGCCGGTACACAAGAGCCAAGATAGTGGGGACCCTTCTGTGCCTGGGGGGAGCCATCACCATGAGCATCCTGCAGAGCCCTGCCACTCCACCGGGCCGAAGATCGCCAGACCTGGCAGCCTGGGTCGTCGGCTGCCTGTGCCTCCTGGGTGCGGTGCTCGTGCTGTCGGGCACAATAATCCTGCAG GCAGCAACCCTGATCCGTTTCCCGGCCCCTTTTACCCTCTGCGCCATGACCTCACTCATCGGCGCCTTGCTGACAGGGATGTTCCAGGTGTTTACCACAGGGAGGCTCGGCCCTGGGACGGCCCAGATCAGCACCGGAATAATCCTCTCCCTTGTGTTTGTG GGTAGTCTGGTGAGCTCCGTGTCCATCATGTACCAGACGTGGGTGCTAGAGAAGAAGGGGCCTGTGCTCGTCTCACTGTTTAGCCCCACGCAGACCGTGGGTTCCGCAATCTTCTCCGCCCTCTTCTTGGGACGGGTGGTGCAACCAGCAAG CATACTAGGGATGCTATTTCTTTTCTCCGGCCTTTATGCAGTTCTGTGGGCAAAGAAGAAAGAAGGCCATGTTCTTCCTCCTGCAGACAAGGTCGTGGCAGACGATATAGAGAAACCACTCTTGCTTCCACGCTAG